CGGGCACGACCAGATGAACACGGCGGTGGTGCGCCTGACCGCGGACGGCGCACCTGACCCTACGTTCGGCAGCGCCGGCAGGACCGTGCTGAAACTGAACCCAAGCAACTGGAACGTGGCGACAGCTGTCGCCTTGCAGACCGACGGGAAAGTTGTTGTTGGCAGCTGGGTCTACGAGGGCAACAGCTCCAACGACAACTTCGCTGTGACCCGGTTGACCCGGAGCGGTCAAGTTGATCCGGAGTTCGGGGTCGGCGGGACTAGCATCACCAGGGGTGCCACCGGCAAGCGGTCCACTGCCCGCGCCGCGCTGCTACAACCCGATGACCGGATTCCCGCGACGCGCATCGTGCTGGCCGGTGACAGCAACAGCGCCTTTACCCTGACCCGCTACTGGCCCTGAGACTTCGCAAGAGCCCGGTCCTGGATGCCATCCCCCTCAAAATGCCGGATGTGGTGGAGTCACGCCACTAGCTGGACGCGGCCCCTCCTCTTTCGGAACCTCAAAGGGATCCAAGGTCACTGGATCCAAGTAAACAAGCAAGGTCTGCTGCCCCGTGTCAGGCCGAACCGTGTCCGTATTACCCCACGCATATGACGCGGTTCGCGTCAGTCCGTTCCAGCATCCTCCAACACTGTGGTCCAGAAAGCCAGGCTTGCGCGTTCGTACAGCACTCCCATTCCCAGAGGTTCGGTCCGGAGGTCAGCGGCCGCCTCACCTTTAAGCTGCGTGGTCAGGTGTTCATACACCTCAAGCCGGGCCCGATGCACGGCGAGTTGCTCGGTGGCCAGGGCCTGACGGGTCCCCGGCGGCCCCTGCGACACGAAAAACAGTTTGAGCAGACCCGGATCTCTCAGTTCCACTTCGCCTGCAGGCTGTTGCAGCCACGCGGTGAGGGCCGCTCGCCCCGCATGATTGAGGCTATACGTGCGCCTGCGCCTTCCACCGTCTTCCTGCTGCTCGGCCAGCAGGCCCAGGGCCGCCAGACGCTGCGGCTCGGCGTACAGCTGGGATCGGGGGAAGCTCCAGAAATAGCCGACGGAACCGTCCACCTGGCGTTTGAGATCGTAGGAGGTCAGAGGCCCGCACTGGGCGAGGAGGCCCAGCACGATATAGGCGGAAGGTCCCAGGCTTGCATCAGGCATAGGGGCAGTGTACGATTGTTTCAGACCATCCATACTGGACCGTTCAAATTAGATGGTGAAAGGGGGATCCATGGCGAGTGCACTACGGCGACTGACCGCAGAAATCGAGGGGGACTTTGTGGTCTTCATCATTGGCATGCGGGTGAATCAACCCTGGAAAATCCAGGCCTGGCTGCCCGTCGCTCAGGCGATGCCCAGGATGCTGCGGGAGTTGCAGACCCGCCCCGAACTGGGCCTGCTTGGCTCTCAGTTCTATGGACTGACACAGATTCAGTACTGGCGCAGCATGGAGCATCTGCACCAATACGCGACGTCCAGGGAACAGGCGCACCTGCCGGCCTGGCGCGCTTTCAATCAGGGTGCACGGGCGGCAGATGGTGCGGTGGGCATCTGGCACGAGACGTATCAGGTGGCGGCAGGGGCATACGAGACCGTGTACGTGAACATGCCGCCCACCGGACTGGGCCGCGCCGGCACCCTGACCCAGGCCACGGGTTACAGACAGACGGCGCAAGGACGGCTTACTGGCAACTCCCCTACGGCTTGATCGCAGGGGAACCGAAGATAAGCAAGTTATTGATTTTGCTTGATAAGGCCAGGAAGTTTTCAAATTCCGCTGATAGGCCAGTTGGCTCCGAACCAAAGGGCCTTACCTCATGAAAGGTCGCCCGTCCCATCCAGTCGCTTTCCATCGTCATCAGCCAGGGGAAGATTCCAGATCACATTCAATGTCCAATCAAACTATATGACCCCTGCGCTGAATGCACGTGCGGTTCGGGTGTCGCTGAGGTGCTGGACAACGTCTCTAATCATTGCGAAGGAAACCGGCAACCAAGGTGCTTCTTACCGCTCTGCACCGCGTGACCTCTTCCCACATCCTGCGATAATTTCCCGGGACGTTCGTTGATGCATCTGAGAAACTGGGGCCATGACACCCCCGCCTGGCCAGCTCATTCTGATCAATGGTGCATCCAGCGCTGGAAAGACCACCCTCTGCCGCGCCCTGCGGGATGCGTTGCCAGACACTGCCGCAGGACCGTTTCTGCACTTCTCGCTTGATTTCTTTATGTTCGACGCTGATGTCCTGCCGCGGACACTTGAGGGCCGAGTCCGCAACTGGAACCGGATTCGCCCGCAGGTCTTCGACGGCTACTAT
The genomic region above belongs to Deinococcus humi and contains:
- a CDS encoding PadR family transcriptional regulator — encoded protein: MPDASLGPSAYIVLGLLAQCGPLTSYDLKRQVDGSVGYFWSFPRSQLYAEPQRLAALGLLAEQQEDGGRRRRTYSLNHAGRAALTAWLQQPAGEVELRDPGLLKLFFVSQGPPGTRQALATEQLAVHRARLEVYEHLTTQLKGEAAADLRTEPLGMGVLYERASLAFWTTVLEDAGTD
- a CDS encoding DUF4188 domain-containing protein — encoded protein: MASALRRLTAEIEGDFVVFIIGMRVNQPWKIQAWLPVAQAMPRMLRELQTRPELGLLGSQFYGLTQIQYWRSMEHLHQYATSREQAHLPAWRAFNQGARAADGAVGIWHETYQVAAGAYETVYVNMPPTGLGRAGTLTQATGYRQTAQGRLTGNSPTA